GCTTCCGAAGCCCTGCAATTGCTGTTTGAAGGTCAGCGGCCCTCCTTCATGCAGTCTAACGAAGCTGAATAGTTACATTCAGGAAAAAACCGTTCAATTTGCCAAACGCAGGCGTATCGATCCACAACAGGTCATCCAGCGCTATCCCAAGGAGCTTTTCCAAGATCTCTGCCTCAATCACATGAGCCGGACCCTATCCCCCCGGGAGTATGAGCACATCGCCCGAATCGCAAGCCTCAAAGCCTGGAAAAAAAGCCCCAGCTTTGCAAAAATCATCTCTACTCTCCAAACATGGTTTCCAAGATAACCACCCCCAGACAACGACCAAATCACATCTCACCCGAAATCAACCCTTTCCTCTCCAAAAACAGCCCCAGCAACCTTCCCGCCTCCCGATGCCCATGGCGGTTCCAGTGCCCTCCCCCGCTGCCGTCAGAACCCTCCTGAAGACATTCAACACCATGAAAGCAGATCCCTGAAGCCTCATTCAGCGCCTGGAAGGGTTCCACCAACGAGAGATAGGGGATGTGGTGCTCCCTGGCGAATGCACCCATGCGCCGATTGACGAAGGTCAGATCCGCCTCGGGATAGCGCTCCAGATAGCGGGATCGGTTCACCCGGTTCACCTGATTGGCCTGGGTCACCATCATCAAAATGAAGGGGACTTCCCGCTCCCGACCCCATTGATTCATCTCCAGAAGCAATTTTTCGGTCAAGCTCCAAGCCCCCTGCCAAGCTGGGCTCATGGGGCCACCGAATTGGGGCAGGATGGGGGCAGGCGTGGCCTCAGAGGCAGGCAAAAGAGAAACGGTGGCCTCTGAGGTGGGTTTTGCCTGGAGGGTGTGATCCCCCCGGTCCATCTGGGATTGCCACTGAAAATAGACCGCTACAGCCAGGGTGACCAGCTGGGAGTGATCTCGAAGATGGTTTAGAAGCCGCCTTTTCCAGGCCGTGCGTTTATCACTGATATAGTCCGTAAATGCAGCCTCCACCAGGGGATCCCGGACGAGTTCTCCGGATTCATCCAGATCAAAATAGGGCTTGGCCGGGTCAAACTTGAGGTGGCGGCTGTTGTCCTGAAAATCGTTGCCGGGAAAAAAAGCCAGCACGATCAGGTTCGGGTCGAAGAGGGCTACTTGGTGTTGGAGGGTCAACCAGGCCTGGGCCGTGCCATAACCCGAAACCCCAAAGTTGAGCACTTCGACGCGGCCTGCCCGCTCAGAGTGGTTCAGGTGGGTTTGGAGAATGGCTGCAAAGTTTTGATCCCAGGGAACCTGCAAAGCCTCGGTAAAGGAGTCCCCCAGAATGGCGACCCTGAATACCCCCGGCGGTTTTTCCAGTGAAACATCTTGCCCCATCAAGCCGTGATTGTTGACCCGAATCCGCCCACCCCCCTCCTTGGTCCAAACGAGGTCGACGTTTTCCTTATGGCGGCTACCGGTCAGGGGGTCATATTGGTAAAGATGATAGTCGGAGATCAACTCGGTTGGAGCGATCGCATGATAGAGACGCACCCCCCCCTCCATCATCAACAAACCAACCATCAGGGCGGCTCCGAGAAGGGTCAGGTCTTTTACCACGTGAATTAACCTCCTCTCCCCTCGAAAGCCGCCCTGAAGCAGGGCTTAGATGTTTCTGCGCCCCTTATTCCACTACAATTTTCGGAAACTTGGAGGCCTCGAATCCCATGGTAGCCACCTTGGCCGCAATTTGGGATGCGATCTGGCGATATTTTTCACTCTGGGGACTCTCCGGATGGGCCACCAGGATGGGGGTACCCGCATCAGCATCTTCGCGGATCGCGCCATCCAGGGGAATGTCCCCGAGAAAATCGATCCCCGCCACCGCCGCTTCCCGCTTGGCCCCACCATGGGAAAAGATTTCTGCCCGGTGGTCGCATTTGGGGCAGATGTAGTAGGACATGTTTTCGATCACCCCGATCACCGGCACATCCACCTTGCGGAACATGTTGATCCCTTTTTTGACGTCTGCAAGGGCCACATCCTGGGGGGTGGAGACGATCACAACGCCGGTCAGAGGCACTTTTTGGGTCAGGGTCAACTGGGCATCACCGGTGCCAGGGGGCAGATCGACGATCAGATAGTCCAACTCACCCCATTCGATATCCCGCAGCAGTTGCTCCACCGCCATCCCCACCATGGGGCCCCGCCACACCATGGGGGTATCCTCGGGCATGAAAAAACCCATGGAGATCGCTTTCAAGCCGTAGGCCTCCACCGGTGGCAGGCGCTGACCCTCTTCCCCTTCGATGGGTCCACCTTGGATGTTGAGCATTTTGGGGAGGCTGGGGCCATAGATGTCGGCGTCGAGAATCCCCACCGAGGCCCCCGTCTGGCTCAAGGCCAGGGCCAGGTTGACGGCAGTGGTGGACTTGCCCACACCGCCCTTGCCGGATGCTACCGCGATGATATTTTTAACATCTGGAACCAATTCAGTTTCCATTTTGCGCCCCGAAGCCCGCACCTGAGCGGTCATTTCCACCTCAACTTCCGTCACCCCAGCGATAGCTGCCACCACGTCATGTGATTGTTTTTTAAGCAGCTCCTTCACGGGGCAAGCCGGGGTGGTCAGCTCCACCTTGAAAGCCACCCGACCCCCTTCAATCACCATATCCTTGATAAACCCGAGACTGACGATGTCCCGTTTCAGATCCGGATCCATCACCTTGCGCAATGCATCCAGAACTGCGCCTTCCTTGATTTCCGCCATGCCGTCATCTCCCAATAAGGCCAATATTTCACACCATTGTGACAAAGATTCAGGATTACCCCAGCGCTCCACTCAGTCAAGGGAGTGGGGTTTTTGAAAGTTAAAAATATCCATTTTCACAACCAGTTGCGTCAAGCTTCTATTTTAACAAAAATATATTGTGTTTTTTTTACCGTTTACGCTTTAATTCTCCATGTGTATCAATGTGTGGTTCCAAGCCCCGGAAAAGGGGTGTTTGGTCAATCCTCCAATTGGATGCGGCTACCATGACAGAGTTCCTTTTTATTCTGATCAGCACCATATTCGTCAATAATTTTGTTTTGGCGAAATTTTTGGGTGTCTGCCCGTTTCTCGGGGTTTCGAAAAAAGTAGAAACCGCCATCGGCATGACTTACGCGGTGATGTTCGTGATGACCCTGGCAGCGGTTATCTCCTGGTTGGTGCAGATGTTTATCCTGGATCCCCTGGGGCTGGGCTATCTGCAAACCATCTCGTTCATTCTCATCATCGCCTCGCTGGTGCAGTTGACGGAAATGGTGGTGCATAAGACCAGCCCGGTTCTTTATGCCTCCCTGGGTATCTACCTGCCCCTCATCACCACCAACTGTGCGGTTTTGGGTGTGGCCCTTTTGAACATCCAGAAGGAATTACAGTTTCTCCAAGCCACTTTTTTTGGGCTGGGAGCAGGACTCGGATTTGGGTTGGTGATGATCCTCTTTGCCGGTATGCGGGAGCGGATCGATCTGTCGGATGTGCCGGAACTCTTCAAAGGTTCGCCCATCTCCCTGGTTAACGCTGGCTTGATGTCCCTGGCTTTTATGGGATTCGCCGGAATCGTCAAATAGAGGAACCATCCCCATGATCGAAGCGGTATTGAGCATGAGTGGTATGGCCCTGGTTGCCGGGGTCGGTTTGGGATTCGCTGCCAAAAAGTTTCACGTTGAAAGCGATCCCATGGTGGACAAGCTGGATGAGGCGCTGCCCGCGACCAACTGCGGCAACTGCGGCTATCCCGGCTGTCGTCCCTATGCTGAGGCCCTGATGGGTGGCGGTGTGGAGATCAATCTCTGCTCTCCCGGGGGCAAGGCCACCATGGAAATGCTGGCCTCTATTCTCGGCGTGGAACCAGCCGCCATGGAAGAGGATGAAGGTCCCACCCTCGCCTTCATCTGGGAGGAAAAGTGTATCGGCTGCACGGCTTGCATCAAGGCCTGCCCGGTGGACGCCATCGTCGGCGCCAACAAGCAGTCCCATACGGTGATCGCGGCGGAATGCACTGCCTGCAAGGCCTGCATCGAACCCTGCCCGGTGGATTGTATCACCATGGAACCGGTGGAACAGACGGTTTACGACTGGATGTGGAGTAAACCGAGCGGACCTTCCTTTCATTAGGAATTCCCTCGTCTGACGGGATCTGCCCGCATCCGGCTCGTCTGGCTGAAACCATACTGCCAGAATCCGATGACAGGCTCATATTTTTCAGGAAACGCCAACTCACGAGGTAGTGGGAATGGGTATTGCCTTAACCACATTGCGTAAATTCCACGGGGGAGTGCATCCCCCGGAGCACAAGAATCTTTCGGAGTATTGCGCTATTGAAGAGCTGCCGATGCCCAAGCAGCTCTATGTGCCCCTCCATCAACACATCGGCGCCCCCTGCGCCCCCTGCGTCTCAGCCGGGGAGAAGGTTCTCAAGGGAACGGTGATCGGTCAGGCCCAGGGCTTTGTTTCCGCCCCGGTGCACGCCCCCACCTCCGGCACGGTGATCGGCATCAAGGAGCACGCCTCAGGCCACCCTTCCGGACTCACCATGCTCTGCGTGGAGATTGAGCCGGACGGAGAGGATCGTTGGCGGGAGGATCTGGAGGGCATCACCCTCCCCATGCGGGCTGAACCTGCCGCCATTCGCGATAAAATCCGTGATGCAGGCATCGTCGGACTGGGCGGTGCTTCCTTTCCCAGCTTTATCAAGATGTCTCCACCCAAGGACAAAGAGGTGGAGCTGCTGGTTATCAACGGTGTGGAGTGCGAGCCCTATCTCACCTGTGACGCCCGCCTGATGGAAGAGCGTGGCCGGGAGATTTGCGCCGGAATAGAAATCATGCTCCACGCCCTGCAGACCAAGCGGTGCGTGATCGGCATTGAAGAGAACAAACCCGGGGCCATTCGGGCCATGCGCAAGGTGGCGGCGGACTATCCCACCATCACGGTCACGCCTCTGCCGGTGATGTATCCCCAGGGGTCTGAAAAACAGCTGATCGAAGTGCTGACCGGTCGCCAAGTCCCTTCAGGCAAGCTACCCATTGATGTCGGTGTAATCTGTCATAATGTCGCTACGGC
This is a stretch of genomic DNA from Magnetococcales bacterium. It encodes these proteins:
- a CDS encoding SGNH/GDSL hydrolase family protein, whose protein sequence is MVKDLTLLGAALMVGLLMMEGGVRLYHAIAPTELISDYHLYQYDPLTGSRHKENVDLVWTKEGGGRIRVNNHGLMGQDVSLEKPPGVFRVAILGDSFTEALQVPWDQNFAAILQTHLNHSERAGRVEVLNFGVSGYGTAQAWLTLQHQVALFDPNLIVLAFFPGNDFQDNSRHLKFDPAKPYFDLDESGELVRDPLVEAAFTDYISDKRTAWKRRLLNHLRDHSQLVTLAVAVYFQWQSQMDRGDHTLQAKPTSEATVSLLPASEATPAPILPQFGGPMSPAWQGAWSLTEKLLLEMNQWGREREVPFILMMVTQANQVNRVNRSRYLERYPEADLTFVNRRMGAFAREHHIPYLSLVEPFQALNEASGICFHGVECLQEGSDGSGGGHWNRHGHREAGRLLGLFLERKGLISGEM
- the apbC gene encoding iron-sulfur cluster carrier protein ApbC; amino-acid sequence: MAEIKEGAVLDALRKVMDPDLKRDIVSLGFIKDMVIEGGRVAFKVELTTPACPVKELLKKQSHDVVAAIAGVTEVEVEMTAQVRASGRKMETELVPDVKNIIAVASGKGGVGKSTTAVNLALALSQTGASVGILDADIYGPSLPKMLNIQGGPIEGEEGQRLPPVEAYGLKAISMGFFMPEDTPMVWRGPMVGMAVEQLLRDIEWGELDYLIVDLPPGTGDAQLTLTQKVPLTGVVIVSTPQDVALADVKKGINMFRKVDVPVIGVIENMSYYICPKCDHRAEIFSHGGAKREAAVAGIDFLGDIPLDGAIREDADAGTPILVAHPESPQSEKYRQIASQIAAKVATMGFEASKFPKIVVE
- the rsxA gene encoding electron transport complex subunit RsxA: MTEFLFILISTIFVNNFVLAKFLGVCPFLGVSKKVETAIGMTYAVMFVMTLAAVISWLVQMFILDPLGLGYLQTISFILIIASLVQLTEMVVHKTSPVLYASLGIYLPLITTNCAVLGVALLNIQKELQFLQATFFGLGAGLGFGLVMILFAGMRERIDLSDVPELFKGSPISLVNAGLMSLAFMGFAGIVK
- the rsxB gene encoding electron transport complex subunit RsxB, with protein sequence MPMIEAVLSMSGMALVAGVGLGFAAKKFHVESDPMVDKLDEALPATNCGNCGYPGCRPYAEALMGGGVEINLCSPGGKATMEMLASILGVEPAAMEEDEGPTLAFIWEEKCIGCTACIKACPVDAIVGANKQSHTVIAAECTACKACIEPCPVDCITMEPVEQTVYDWMWSKPSGPSFH